DNA sequence from the Herpetosiphon gulosus genome:
TGGTATGGAGTTTCGCGGTTATCGTGCTTTCTACTACAACACTGTCAGCGGTGCAGCCATGAATGCCAACCTTGCAAAAATTAATGGTAGTACATCGGTCGATGTATTAGTTGGCAGTACGACCACAAGTGCTGGCTATGGCGAAGATTATTTTACCTTTCCAACTACCGAAATAATCGATGAATTATCGAAAGGTTATTTGTTATATATTCGGCCTGGAACCTCCAGTGTAACCAGAATGTGCGGTATTCGCTCGTTTTGGGCGATTCCAGTCCAGGCTCGTCCAACCTCAGCCTATACCAACCCTGTTAGCCAAGTCAGCTCAGATCGTGATGCTAGCGGGATGTTGTTGAGCGAAAATCGTCCTCAGCCGAACCAATTGCATAACGTTGATCTTAGCATGCCCGAAGAACTGGCAAGCCCAATGATCACCAATGAATATCAATTTCTGACTGCACGTTCATTTGTGCCGCGCGAAAGTGCCCAAGGTATGGAAAGCTCAAATAATGGTTGTGTCGCGTTTGGCTCAGATCTTGAGCTTAGCTATACTTTCCAATTACCACCTAACAGCGGGCTTCGTGGGGTGCGCTTCTACTATCGCAATCCAGCTGGAGATTCGGTGCTGGCACGGTATTGGGCCTATAATGGCTATAGTTGGTTTACGCCGATCTTTAGCTATTCGATTCCATCATCAAGTGATTACACTTCTAGTTTAGTCAGCTATACTGGCTCGCACTACGACCTTTCGAATGGCACTGTCTCGCATTCGTTGAGTGTCGCTGCGCTTAATAGTACTAGCACAGTCGATTTTTGTGGGGCGCGAGTGTGGTATACAACGGGCCTGCGTTCGCTCTACATTCCAGTCGCTTTCAAGAATTAGCCAGTTCGCTAAAAAGCCAAAGGCCACAGCCAAGCGCTGTGGCCTTTTTGATTAATGCGAATTTTGGGTTTGGGGCTGTTTGCGGGCCAAATAGAAGAGCAGGCCAATCATCAGGCCGGTCAAAATGCTCAACGCGCCCAATTTCCACCAGCTATCGGGCAGTAACAAGCCTAAGCTGCCAAATAAGATGCTGACGGTGTAGTAAAACGCTACAACTTGGCGTTGCGAGAGGCCTAAATCAAGCAAACGATGATGCAAATGGCCGCGATCTGAAACGCTAGCCCCGGCTCCGCGCACCCGCCGCCAGATGATCATCCATACCCCATCAAGCAAGGGCACGCCTAGCACCAACAAGGCCGTGGCGAGCTTGGCTCCACCGATGATTGAGCAAATCGCCAAGGTATAACCGATCACCATCGCGCCACCATCGCCCATGAAAATTTTGGCTGGGTGAAAATTATGCGGCAAAAAGCCCAAGCAGGCTCCAGCCAAAGCCAAGGGCACTAAAACCAAGGAATATTGGCCCAGTGAGTAGGTATGAATCGCTAGCACAATCGCCGCAATCAACGTCACGCCTGCTGCCAAGCCATCTAAACCGTCGATCCAGTTGAGCGCATTGGTCATGCCCACAATCCAAAAAATCGTGAAGCCAATTGCCAAGGGCGGCCATATTTTATGAAAATTCACTTGCATAAACGGCGTGTTAAATGCTGTAGCG
Encoded proteins:
- a CDS encoding MraY family glycosyltransferase, whose translation is MILRFALVLALGTSITFMLTPLIRAWCIRKGWYDLPEARRVHQIPTPRLGGAAMFAGFMVALAAAVVVPWGVPQMQRFPIESFRLGLLAAGATLMWVVMTIDDLKKLSARFRLMIQILAALIAVGPYLWEWTLHPAVNGVDVGARGIIATAFNTPFMQVNFHKIWPPLAIGFTIFWIVGMTNALNWIDGLDGLAAGVTLIAAIVLAIHTYSLGQYSLVLVPLALAGACLGFLPHNFHPAKIFMGDGGAMVIGYTLAICSIIGGAKLATALLVLGVPLLDGVWMIIWRRVRGAGASVSDRGHLHHRLLDLGLSQRQVVAFYYTVSILFGSLGLLLPDSWWKLGALSILTGLMIGLLFYLARKQPQTQNSH